The following are from one region of the Littorina saxatilis isolate snail1 linkage group LG2, US_GU_Lsax_2.0, whole genome shotgun sequence genome:
- the LOC138956403 gene encoding uncharacterized protein, whose translation MYCPLAYRQHATLTKTVVAVTVSWLSSFGITTTGMVVKTHQLWDRFVPCVSEEAGPSYPVLSLSIVALICVVLVAVMHLLIWVKMWKRQRLVVPAEVFRMNRGSRSQLKPISAGDGIKGVDTVVSHMGCIAGSVSIDAAAPTVESSKDRVFKIDQGIVSTGRNEVSLKPGETTHSHARLAITKNAWLSSRAGESSVDSKDLAVKTERLHSTLNTDEKENDNQVDRTNKARAKLPPRKNAWVPLETEPEEFAGTSKDLVVSFERQSSTFLDEEGSITSIRGQSPYRTDGRDSFISTMTFIPMPSPEHTKYTNIAEDHRTFSSDSQEDDLGEQKQQQRSVSVNTIDQLPLPSPVPLEDIQEHSTAAYMEVSFNHEENNPSPKDPVTSTDNSTGKIHAHAIGQPILTTEGPSTFSREPQEIACRQQTAQHKGFPISPDTTGEVVQHSPKLLNNTVETPCASPVHSSKPLDGELTTQKREDVASSCTKKGPATRALAPSNETTEGPSTSAEKPPKSGSENQRDFATATRKEDKIHSPFPSPVKSSVGAISCISAMAVGSVWSSASETISAISSTTILTHPTSNVLRELERSRQRESCCGLYILRGAELTHMHRRKRRNRRSDASMCTTVAGRAGALAMALTTTFMAAYVPIAVYLVWASCRGASIKFPSQDSTVYYMLLVNFMEGILRPLVYFWLVVGCGPLTRVCGACKAKR comes from the exons ATGTACTGTCCGCTAGCCTACCGACAGCACGCCACCCTGACCAAAACCGTCGTGGCCGTCACCGTCAGCTGGCTGTCATCCTTCGGCATTACCACCACGGGGATGGTGGTCAAGACTCACCAGCTGTGGGACCGCTTCGTTCCCTGTGTGTCCGAAGAGGCTGGGCCCTCCTACCCTGTGCTCAGCCTGTCCATAGTTGCGCTCATCTGCGTGGTGCTGGTCGCCGTGATGCACTTGCTGATCTGGGTCAAGATGTGGAAACGACAGAGGCTGGTTGTGCCTGCGGAAGTCTTCAGGATGAACAGAGGCAGCAG GTCCCAGCTGAAGCCTATATCGGCAGGAGACGGAATCAAGGGAGTGGACACAGTGGTATCTCACATGGGTTGTATAGCCGGCTCTGTGAGTATCGACGCTGCAGCTCCAACCGTTGAATCGTCAAAAGATCGAGTCTTTAAAATCGACCAAGGGATTGTGAGTACGGGCAGAAACGAAGTCAGTCTCAAACCAGGAGAAACAACACACAGTCATGCGCGACTCGCAATAACAAAGAACGCCTGGTTATCTTCGAGGGCAGGGGAATCTTCCGTTGATTCCAAAGATCTTGCTGTGAAAACTGAACGCCTCCACAGCACTTTAAATACGGATGAAAAAGAAAATGATAATCAAGTAGACAGGACAAACAAAGCTCGAGCGAAATTGCCGCCAAGGAAAAACGCTTGGGTACCGCTCGAAACAGAACCTGAAGAATTCGCTGGTACCTCCAAGGACCTTGTTGTTAGTTTTGAACGGCAATCCAGCACCTTTCTTGACGAAGAGGGGTCCATTACTTCTATAAGGGGGCAGTCACCGTATAGAACCGATGGGAGAGACAGTTTCATATCCACTATGACTTTCATACCTATGCCTTCACCTGAACATACAAAATACACCAACATAGCTGAAGATCACCGTACATTTTCAAGCGATTCGCAAGAGGACGATCTCggagaacaaaaacaacaacagcggtCGGTTTCGGTGAACACTATTGATCAGTTACCTTTGCCTTCGCCTGTACCGTTGGAAGACATTCAAGAACACTCTACAGCAGCTTACATGGAGGTCTCATTCAACCATGAAGAAAATAATCCTTCCCCAAAAGATCCTGTCACATCCACGGATAACTCTACAGGAAAAATACATGCGCACGCAATCGGCCAACCTATTTTGACTACTGAAGGTCCGAGCACATTTTCACGTGAACCGCAAGAAATTGCATGTAGACAGCAGACGGCACAACacaaaggttttccaatttctCCGGATACAACGGGAGAAGTAGTGCAGCATTCACCTAAATTGTTAAACAACACTGTTGAAACCCCCTGCGCGTCTCCGGTGCATTCATCAAAACCTCTTGATGGAGAACTGACAACACAAAAAAGGGAGGATGTCGCATCATCCTGCACAAAGAAAGGTCCAGCTACGCGCGCACTCGCGCCGTCAAACGAAACTACTGAAGGTCCCAGCACATCTGCAGAGAAGCCCCCTAAAAGCGGAAGTGAGAATCAAAGAGACTTTGCCACTGCCACCAGAAAGGAGGACAAGATACACTCGCCTTTCCCATCACCCGTGAAATCTAGCGTAGGGGCGATCTCCTGTATCAGCGCAATGGCGGTGGGGTCTGTCTGGAGCTCAGCGTCGGAGACCATCTCTGCAATCAGCAGCACAACGATTCTCACCCACCCGACGAGCAACGTCCTCAGGGAACTCGAACGTTCAAGGCAAAGGGAGTCTTGCTGCGGCTTGTATATCTTGCGCGGCGCAGAATTGACTCACATGCACAGGAGAAAGCGGAGAAACAGGCGAAGCGACGCCTCCATGTGCACGACAGTAGCGGGACGTGCCGGCGCTCTGGCCATGGCTTTGACCACCACCTTCATGGCGGCATACGTTCCTATCGCCGTGTACTTAGTGTGGGCCAGCTGCAGGGGAGCGTCCATCAAGTTCCCCTCCCAGGACAGCACGGTCTACTACATGCTGCTGGTCAACTTCATGGAAGGCATCCTGCGCCCCTTGGTCTACTTCTGGCTCGTGGTGGGCTGCGGGCCCCTGACCAGAGTGTGTGGCGCTTGCAAGGCGAAGAGATAG
- the LOC138956395 gene encoding organic cation transporter protein-like, translated as MLILVVGVASAFPPSPEVFLFYRVLMGLLGVAIYMSAFVLVVEFVGPKRRTAAGSIAILTWLAGPFLVAGLSYFVRHWQYIQLISTVPLVLCIGHWWLLPESPRWLLLKKGTKPAMKVIRRAARANKLSLPPSLESTLEKSVETNEASVKASRIVRQLFRHPRLLVRTLVIFFNWCVISMTYYGLSLNVGNLGGSLRLNFLVSCVMELAGYLLAWFLLERLGRNRSHCCFMLVAGLACLATIFTVAFGGKELEWATTALAMVGKLGISASFTSIYLISAELFPTVMRNFGMGCSSTLGRVGSVSSPYVADLALFVEGRFSRAVPLVVFGGLGVLAGLSSLFLPETLHCKMPDTMEDAINFKEGKEDEDTETEMNTTRNGDILEQSSLVDKSVASHVL; from the exons ATGTTGATCTTGGTGGTTGGAGTAGCGAGCGCTTTCCCGCCTTCCCCTGAGGTGTTCCTTTTCTACCGTGTCTTGATGGGACTGCTTGGCGTGGCTATCTACATGTCGGCCTTCGTTTTGG TGGTGGAGTTTGTGGGTCCAAAACGGCGTACAGCTGCGGGATCCATCGCTATCCTCACATGGCTTGCAGGCCCTTTCCTGGTAGCCGGTCTGTCCTACTTTGTACGGCACTGGCAGTACATCCAGCTCATCAGCACCGTGCCGCTCGTGCTCTGCATAGGACACTGGTG GCTTCTGCCGGAGTCACCACGGTGGCTTCTGTTGAAGAAAGGAACCAAGCCCGCAATGAAAGTGATCCGTAGAGCAGCAAGAGCCAACAAACTATCTCTGCCTCCGTCTTTGGAGTCTACCCTTGAAAAGAGCGTAGAGACGAATGAAGCAAGCGTGAAGGCTTCACGTATTGTTCGACAGCTGTTCCGACATCCTCGTCTTCTGGTCAGAACACTCGTTATCTTCTTCAACTG GTGTGTGATCAGTATGACTTACTACGGCCTGAGCCTCAACGTGGGTAACCTGGGTGGAAGTCTGCGCTTGAACTTCTTGGTCTCCTGCGTGATGGAGCTGGCTGGTTACCTGCTGGCCTGGTTTCTGCTGGAACGACTGGGGAGGAACAGATCTCACTGCTGCTTTATGCTGGTGGCAGGGCTCGCCTGTCTGGCCACCATATTCACTGTGGCTTTTGGGGGAAAAG AGCTGGAATGGGCAACGACAGCACTAGCGATGGTGGGCAAGCTTGGAATCTCAGCATCCTTCACCTCCATCTACCTGATCTCTGCTGAGCTGTTCCCCACTGTCATGCGGAACTTTGGCATGGGATGCAGCTCCACCCTGGGCAGAGTGGGCAGTGTCTCGTCTCCCTATGTGGCTGACCTG GCCTTGTTTGTGGAGGGACGGTTCAGCCGTGCAGTGCCACTGGTGGTGTTCGGGGGGCTGGGGGTACTGGCCGGTCTGTCCTCACTCTTCCTGCCAGAGACTCTGCACTGTAAGATGCCAGACACCATGGAAGACGCCATCAATTTCAAGGA GGGAAAGGAAGACGAGGACACTGAAACCGAGATGAACACAACACGGAACGGCGACATTTTAGAGCAGTCTTCCCTCGTTGACAAGTCCGTCGCTTCTCATGTATTATAG